One candidate division WOR-3 bacterium genomic window carries:
- a CDS encoding tetratricopeptide repeat protein: MKCPFLVRRKEIFDREGKKLGEEIEIKECIKNECMVYDGAAKLCSLLSTNIKNGIIIEDFKNGVKEIKEEMFQRTEAIGVILSTTVQTFQDALLNRFDLMKKQNEVIILGFDRLTELQNTLIETIKSQAEKNLNQLGALSNLGEKQIEELKTLKESYNNLTSTQQRMSEELRHYFEELKNNFNTVNEYINSRTEVLKNSLERLMTTYQAGAEAVNNTLERTHTLIQEIGKRFDAVENIGLGVNSLADLIKNELTGMKSEVVNSVNTISAQFGELKSAYWTGIQNQQEILNKTFGGFQDALNNQLENLKNTMLNFLQNQVESQQNLLKDLEGTIGFKLDELKVLFNEFAKLQQSSGEVFSSHLEKVGNNLTNRLDELASVIKSELGNLKNEFIGNISGMQNGFVSIAGTINELKESLTQRLGTIQETVKGVEVPLSELKNFLSSQLSSVVERLKDYEAPINELKEIIGNQFRALQESLKNYEGPLQALKDALAEQLITAQEGLKKYDELNNVLKGGIYNIGEFLNNTNQHYLNSLNNIQNAIVNLEGFFEKTQNNIANMSEMMTNLNRNYLESLGKIAGLAEGMRKGVELVGENIQESVKGLISAMKNEIGALEQQYEKTFSDIARLSERFGELNSRITAMTNEIQRQFKDLLEQQLEVSKFSSEVLKSLKEYFIKQEEQYKAEQAAKRKKDALDHFDRATLYYYRGNYELALNEIERALELDRLAEYLNLKGLILTELGRAEEAKDSFEEALKLEPNLAEIYNNFGLLYVKSKKLNEAVGMFQEAIKRNVNYALAYTHLGKVLLELERFEEAIAAFQRALEIDPTNREAQEAIELYQKGKLKT, from the coding sequence ATGAAGTGTCCATTCCTTGTTAGGCGCAAAGAGATCTTTGATCGTGAAGGGAAAAAACTCGGTGAGGAGATAGAGATAAAGGAGTGTATAAAAAACGAATGCATGGTTTATGATGGTGCGGCTAAACTTTGTTCTTTGCTTTCTACCAATATCAAAAATGGTATTATCATTGAGGATTTCAAAAATGGTGTTAAGGAGATAAAAGAAGAGATGTTCCAGCGGACCGAGGCAATTGGTGTGATTCTTTCTACCACCGTGCAAACCTTTCAAGATGCCCTGCTTAACCGCTTTGATCTGATGAAGAAACAGAATGAAGTCATCATCCTGGGTTTTGATCGATTGACTGAATTACAGAATACTTTGATTGAAACGATTAAATCCCAGGCGGAAAAGAATTTAAATCAACTCGGCGCCCTGAGTAATCTTGGAGAAAAGCAGATTGAGGAATTGAAGACGCTCAAGGAGTCCTACAATAATCTGACAAGCACCCAGCAGCGCATGAGCGAAGAACTGAGGCATTATTTTGAGGAATTGAAAAACAATTTCAATACCGTGAATGAGTATATCAACTCGCGAACCGAGGTTTTGAAGAATTCTCTTGAGCGGTTGATGACTACATATCAAGCAGGGGCTGAAGCAGTTAATAACACCCTGGAGCGCACCCACACCCTTATCCAGGAAATTGGTAAGCGCTTTGATGCAGTAGAAAATATCGGTCTGGGTGTAAACAGCCTTGCGGATTTAATAAAAAATGAACTCACGGGTATGAAATCCGAAGTGGTTAACTCCGTGAACACCATCAGTGCGCAGTTTGGGGAGTTAAAATCTGCTTATTGGACGGGAATACAGAATCAGCAGGAGATTTTAAACAAAACCTTTGGTGGATTTCAGGATGCCCTCAATAATCAGTTAGAAAATTTGAAAAATACAATGCTCAATTTCCTCCAGAATCAGGTGGAAAGTCAGCAAAATCTGTTAAAAGACCTTGAAGGAACGATTGGTTTTAAACTGGATGAGTTAAAAGTGCTCTTTAACGAATTTGCCAAACTCCAGCAGAGCAGCGGAGAAGTATTCAGCAGTCACCTGGAAAAAGTAGGTAATAATTTGACAAACAGACTTGATGAGTTGGCGAGTGTGATTAAATCTGAACTGGGGAATTTGAAGAACGAGTTTATCGGCAATATAAGCGGGATGCAGAATGGTTTTGTATCGATAGCAGGGACTATAAATGAATTGAAAGAATCGTTAACTCAGCGCCTGGGAACAATCCAGGAGACTGTTAAAGGTGTAGAGGTGCCATTAAGTGAATTGAAAAACTTTTTAAGCAGTCAACTGAGTTCAGTTGTGGAGAGGTTGAAGGATTACGAAGCACCCATCAATGAGCTAAAAGAGATCATCGGTAATCAATTCCGCGCCTTACAGGAAAGCCTGAAAAATTACGAAGGACCGCTCCAGGCATTAAAAGATGCATTGGCTGAGCAATTGATCACAGCCCAGGAAGGTCTGAAAAAGTATGATGAATTGAATAATGTATTAAAGGGCGGTATCTACAATATCGGCGAATTCTTGAACAATACCAATCAGCACTATTTGAATTCCCTGAATAACATCCAAAATGCGATCGTCAATTTAGAAGGATTTTTCGAGAAAACCCAAAACAACATCGCCAATATGAGTGAGATGATGACAAATCTCAACCGTAACTACCTTGAATCCCTGGGTAAAATCGCTGGGCTTGCCGAGGGTATGCGCAAAGGGGTGGAGCTGGTAGGCGAGAATATCCAGGAATCGGTGAAAGGCTTGATTAGCGCGATGAAAAACGAAATCGGGGCTCTGGAACAACAGTATGAGAAGACTTTTAGTGATATTGCGCGGCTTTCCGAAAGATTCGGTGAACTCAACAGCCGGATCACTGCCATGACTAATGAGATTCAGCGGCAATTTAAGGATTTGCTCGAACAACAACTCGAAGTGTCAAAATTCAGCAGTGAGGTGCTGAAGAGTCTAAAAGAATATTTTATCAAACAGGAAGAACAATATAAAGCAGAACAGGCAGCGAAACGCAAAAAGGATGCCTTGGACCATTTTGACCGTGCTACCCTCTATTATTATCGAGGCAACTATGAACTCGCCTTGAATGAAATTGAACGCGCCCTTGAGCTGGACCGCCTTGCCGAGTATTTGAATTTAAAGGGGCTGATATTGACAGAACTGGGGCGGGCTGAAGAGGCGAAAGATTCCTTTGAGGAAGCATTAAAATTGGAACCGAATCTTGCGGAGATTTATAATAATTTTGGGCTTTTATATGTCAAATCCAAAAAGCTCAATGAGGCCGTCGGGATGTTCCAGGAGGCGATAAAAAGGAATGTAAACTATGCCCTTGCATACACGCATCTGGGCAAGGTATTGCTGGAACTGGAACGCTTTGAGGAGGCGATCGCTGCCTTCCAGCGGGCATTGGAAATCGATCCCACCAACCGGGAGGCACAGGAGGCAATAGAACTTTATCAGAAGGGAAAGCTCAAAACTTGA
- a CDS encoding tetratricopeptide repeat protein — protein MFEIFAGKDPQKAYQRAQEYVKEGKITSAIKILEDNLTESEESLPCYLELARLYFENQQRAEAVETLRTAHTLFPARVDEIIGILSDYFFRYTSIDAGDFLLQLYVAQEEYDELFKVLRAFNEREVKLLINRYEKLKQNITTKKVLSKRDFENLVIYGTIIFTFQDGKSALQNIEFLLETEGFQKQLLGWARAIARERFNDPYAALLLLKAEANAGQVAEALNQAQRIYEKFPDFIDPLLDTLTTLQPPSDLEATFQQFITELYVKKGDLDASLDRLEGILRKDPSRIDEVIKTLRELQRLHPKNLKVLFTLADNLLRAGRISLAISEFDKILEIDPEKYPEVMVRYEQAFEKEPNNPLVIQGLVNFYLKQKKFEEAIRVVDRAYKIDRGLIDEYIQNLNLILDQSPENHYGLYLLGLCYSHKGEEENAVIIFETLLENKKFELVLGALDEILRSAPDNPQYLTLKVRALLNLDRDIEGLELIKQNLNEENVVNFVPLLDTILNHKPERAKEILEIYQQFHDKEPVIFDIALARGYAYAGEYEKAVKKFEELLAQEENKDTAKRALIEVIKERPRAVPLLLTAARTFLKDGEIEIATQFFKTAQMVDPKAFFEIIDEFYDTLKAFPKDREVWVLLIDTFFNRKLYDRVIEEAKKAIEVFGNQAQYFYLKLGQAYVESGNLSDGVRPLMLALDGETDYSKEVIEYLDKILTVDKSNVPAHFARGRALARARRIDEAVEEYLLTARIVPARAEYVLDELKTLAAKSIANPKVIFAMGVVELSLKKYPEGIKHLVQSCELDNTLVGRVLPLLEKLNTQLPSPLLSFNLARIYHLANLKSSAIKFYIAAQEKESAWREPAISEMKKICNEEPQDIEARKGLAQIYFNYNNLEDALYTVEEIFNIDKNEIPWIKEFLMQILSKNPGHIPSYYFLGRLFTYEENYPKVVDTYKKLAEIAPQEVPVIIETLSPICERSGELMYYTGILYKETGELNRAIMLFKKLFDKEPLFADRLITQLIEITVKNEKMAPAFLLLSEIYTFKKDYDRAIEFLNKVEKLIPQRREEILLKKSELYFEKGETDRAFELYATLLQETKDRNEVYKKIKKMRDEYLSKKIKELTEDADESRLLRANIYLLLDKISEAEKELQGMSPATMRQRAYLLLKTKILIHKKQPVEALELLRKLPVDHETALLYADAYEMLGSYAAAASVLKTLGDDSLLPRIKRCERLAQEQRLSRRYFIEGRI, from the coding sequence ATGTTTGAGATATTTGCCGGAAAAGACCCCCAGAAGGCATACCAGCGAGCCCAAGAGTATGTAAAAGAGGGAAAGATCACTTCCGCAATAAAGATACTGGAAGATAACCTTACCGAGAGTGAAGAATCTCTTCCCTGCTACTTAGAGCTTGCTCGTCTTTATTTTGAAAATCAACAAAGAGCCGAGGCGGTCGAGACTCTGCGTACTGCCCATACGCTCTTTCCGGCAAGGGTCGATGAGATCATCGGCATCCTCTCCGATTATTTCTTCCGTTATACCTCTATCGATGCCGGTGATTTTCTCCTCCAGTTATATGTTGCCCAGGAAGAATACGATGAACTATTCAAGGTGCTCCGGGCTTTTAATGAACGGGAAGTGAAGTTGCTAATAAATCGTTATGAAAAATTGAAACAGAACATAACTACAAAAAAGGTTCTCTCCAAAAGGGATTTCGAGAATTTGGTTATTTACGGCACGATTATTTTTACCTTCCAGGATGGGAAGTCGGCATTGCAAAATATTGAATTTCTCCTCGAAACCGAGGGTTTCCAGAAACAACTGCTGGGGTGGGCACGGGCAATTGCCCGTGAACGCTTTAATGATCCCTATGCGGCGCTCCTATTACTCAAAGCTGAAGCGAATGCCGGACAGGTTGCAGAGGCACTGAACCAGGCCCAAAGGATTTATGAAAAATTTCCGGATTTCATTGATCCCCTCCTTGATACACTCACTACCCTTCAGCCGCCTTCGGATCTCGAGGCAACATTCCAGCAGTTCATCACCGAATTGTATGTCAAAAAAGGCGACCTCGATGCCTCCCTGGACCGGCTGGAAGGAATATTGAGAAAAGATCCGTCTCGGATTGATGAGGTGATAAAGACACTGCGCGAACTTCAGCGCCTCCACCCCAAAAATCTAAAAGTCTTATTTACCCTCGCGGACAATCTGCTCCGCGCCGGCCGGATATCGCTCGCAATCTCCGAGTTCGATAAGATTCTGGAGATCGATCCGGAGAAATATCCGGAAGTGATGGTCCGGTATGAACAGGCATTTGAGAAAGAACCGAACAATCCTTTGGTGATTCAGGGATTGGTGAATTTCTATCTCAAACAGAAAAAATTTGAAGAGGCGATCCGGGTGGTTGATCGGGCATATAAGATTGATCGTGGACTGATCGATGAATATATCCAGAATCTGAATCTTATATTAGACCAATCGCCTGAAAATCATTACGGACTTTACCTGCTCGGTCTATGCTACAGTCATAAAGGCGAAGAGGAGAACGCAGTAATTATCTTCGAAACCCTGCTGGAAAATAAGAAATTTGAGCTCGTCTTGGGAGCACTTGATGAGATTTTAAGAAGCGCTCCAGATAACCCGCAATATCTCACATTAAAAGTTCGAGCACTCCTCAATCTGGATCGAGATATTGAAGGCTTGGAACTGATCAAACAAAATCTTAATGAAGAAAATGTCGTCAATTTTGTTCCTCTTCTGGATACCATTTTGAATCATAAACCCGAACGAGCGAAAGAGATTCTGGAGATTTATCAACAATTTCATGATAAGGAGCCTGTGATATTTGATATCGCTTTAGCCCGGGGTTATGCCTATGCGGGTGAATATGAGAAGGCAGTAAAAAAGTTTGAAGAACTCCTTGCCCAGGAGGAAAATAAAGATACCGCCAAGCGGGCATTGATTGAAGTGATAAAAGAACGGCCCCGGGCCGTGCCTTTGCTTTTGACTGCGGCACGCACATTCCTGAAAGATGGTGAGATTGAGATCGCTACGCAGTTCTTTAAGACTGCCCAGATGGTGGATCCCAAGGCATTCTTTGAAATCATTGATGAATTTTATGATACTTTAAAAGCATTCCCTAAAGACCGGGAGGTCTGGGTATTGCTCATCGATACCTTTTTCAATCGGAAATTGTACGACCGAGTGATTGAAGAGGCAAAGAAGGCGATTGAGGTCTTTGGAAATCAGGCACAGTATTTTTATCTCAAGTTAGGACAGGCTTATGTGGAGAGTGGAAATCTGAGCGATGGGGTTAGACCGCTGATGCTAGCCCTCGATGGTGAAACAGATTATTCTAAAGAAGTGATCGAGTATCTGGACAAAATTCTTACCGTGGATAAAAGCAATGTGCCGGCTCATTTTGCCCGTGGCCGTGCCTTGGCACGGGCAAGAAGGATTGATGAGGCAGTAGAGGAATACCTTTTGACCGCCCGCATCGTTCCTGCCCGGGCTGAATATGTGCTTGATGAGTTAAAGACCTTAGCCGCTAAATCCATTGCTAACCCTAAGGTTATATTCGCCATGGGCGTGGTGGAGTTGAGTTTGAAGAAATATCCGGAAGGAATCAAACATCTCGTTCAATCCTGTGAACTAGATAATACCCTGGTCGGTCGCGTTTTACCTCTTTTAGAAAAATTAAACACCCAGCTCCCCTCACCATTATTATCTTTTAATCTCGCAAGGATATATCATCTTGCCAATTTAAAATCTTCGGCGATAAAATTTTATATCGCAGCCCAAGAAAAAGAGTCTGCCTGGCGGGAACCCGCAATATCTGAGATGAAAAAAATCTGCAATGAAGAACCCCAGGATATTGAAGCCCGCAAAGGACTGGCGCAGATTTATTTTAATTACAATAACCTGGAGGATGCACTCTATACAGTGGAAGAGATTTTTAATATAGATAAAAACGAAATCCCCTGGATAAAGGAATTCCTTATGCAGATCCTCTCCAAGAATCCCGGGCACATCCCTTCTTATTATTTCCTTGGGCGTCTGTTCACTTATGAAGAGAATTATCCGAAGGTTGTGGATACCTACAAAAAACTTGCTGAAATTGCCCCTCAGGAAGTTCCGGTGATCATCGAGACGCTCAGTCCGATATGTGAACGGTCTGGCGAGTTGATGTATTACACCGGGATACTGTATAAAGAGACTGGGGAACTAAATCGGGCAATCATGTTATTCAAAAAGTTGTTTGATAAGGAGCCGTTATTCGCCGATCGGTTAATCACTCAATTGATTGAGATTACAGTCAAAAACGAAAAGATGGCACCGGCATTTTTGTTGCTGAGTGAGATCTATACCTTTAAAAAAGACTATGACCGGGCCATAGAATTCTTAAATAAAGTCGAAAAATTGATACCCCAGCGGCGGGAGGAGATTCTTTTGAAGAAAAGCGAATTATATTTTGAAAAAGGCGAAACGGATCGGGCATTTGAGCTATATGCTACGCTCTTACAAGAGACAAAGGATCGCAATGAGGTATATAAAAAGATTAAGAAAATGCGGGATGAGTATCTCAGTAAAAAAATTAAAGAACTTACCGAGGATGCTGATGAATCTCGGTTATTGCGGGCAAATATTTATCTTTTACTCGATAAAATCTCAGAAGCCGAAAAAGAGCTCCAGGGAATGAGCCCCGCAACAATGCGTCAACGAGCCTATTTGCTTTTAAAAACGAAGATTTTGATCCACAAAAAGCAGCCAGTAGAAGCCCTGGAGTTATTGAGAAAACTGCCTGTGGACCACGAGACCGCCTTGCTTTATGCCGATGCTTATGAAATGCTTGGTTCCTACGCTGCCGCTGCCAGTGTCCTGAAGACGCTGGGCGACGATTCCCTATTACCACGAATAAAAAGGTGTGAGCGTTTGGCCCAGGAGCAGCGTTTAAGTAGGAGATATTTTATTGAAGGGAGGATTTGA
- a CDS encoding DUF4412 domain-containing protein, with product MSRIFGFLILFSVLFGDVMYEVTTRFEGMPDLESGFLTIRNFIKGWCVRIEMKSESSALSNKPMVMVLHLDKGVSWILDLEKKEYVELPLDVLMKDRLPGDSKCLPQFKIEKLPEIREILKIKCEKYLLTMTLQTDNEKITITQIMWLGRDFLGYQEIKEFNRKLGGKIITMGLFDQDKAYYHDLQKKIAELDGFPLELEFTVKIEGRNVIELRGSSTVNKITTVPISNRVFEIPEGYQPAEIPGIDL from the coding sequence ATGTCCCGGATATTTGGATTTTTGATCTTGTTTTCCGTTCTTTTTGGCGATGTGATGTATGAGGTCACGACCCGGTTTGAAGGTATGCCGGACCTGGAGAGCGGATTTCTGACCATCCGGAATTTCATCAAAGGTTGGTGTGTGCGAATAGAAATGAAGTCAGAATCTTCAGCACTCTCCAACAAACCGATGGTGATGGTGCTTCACTTAGACAAAGGGGTTTCCTGGATTCTGGACCTGGAAAAAAAGGAATATGTTGAATTACCGCTTGATGTTCTCATGAAAGATCGGCTTCCAGGAGATTCCAAGTGCCTACCACAATTTAAAATTGAAAAACTCCCTGAAATTAGGGAGATTCTGAAGATCAAGTGTGAAAAGTATCTTCTCACAATGACCCTCCAGACTGATAACGAAAAGATAACGATTACCCAGATAATGTGGCTGGGCCGTGATTTTCTCGGTTATCAGGAAATCAAGGAATTTAATCGGAAACTGGGAGGGAAAATAATCACCATGGGACTTTTTGATCAGGATAAAGCCTATTACCATGATTTACAGAAAAAGATCGCAGAACTGGATGGTTTTCCTCTGGAATTGGAATTCACAGTAAAGATTGAAGGCCGGAATGTGATAGAATTGAGAGGTTCAAGCACTGTAAACAAGATCACCACAGTCCCGATCAGCAACCGGGTTTTTGAAATTCCTGAAGGGTATCAGCCAGCGGAGATTCCTGGGATTGATTTATGA
- a CDS encoding RNA polymerase sigma factor, which translates to MYHNNESDETLIQAVKEGDPEAFGPLIERHKIAIYRLVYRMVHNRDDAEDLVQEIFIKAYKGIKSFKPGYKFLPWLSRIAVNHTLNFIKKEKKVEVQPLEWVANYNDGKNNPAEIVKQKILKEKVLAAMEQLPNEYRIVLLLRVEEGLSYEEIGQALNIPRGTVMSRLARARQRLKELLEGI; encoded by the coding sequence GTGTATCATAATAATGAGAGCGATGAAACGCTCATTCAGGCGGTAAAGGAAGGTGACCCCGAGGCTTTCGGGCCGCTGATTGAGCGTCATAAGATTGCGATCTATCGCCTTGTTTACCGGATGGTGCACAATCGGGATGATGCCGAGGATTTGGTGCAGGAGATCTTTATCAAGGCTTATAAAGGGATTAAGAGCTTCAAGCCCGGCTATAAATTTCTTCCTTGGTTATCCCGTATTGCAGTCAACCATACCTTGAATTTTATAAAGAAGGAAAAGAAGGTGGAAGTTCAACCATTGGAATGGGTTGCAAATTATAATGACGGGAAAAATAATCCGGCGGAGATAGTAAAGCAGAAGATTTTAAAAGAAAAAGTTCTGGCAGCAATGGAACAATTACCCAATGAATACCGGATCGTCTTACTTTTAAGGGTGGAAGAAGGACTATCTTATGAAGAGATTGGCCAGGCGTTGAACATTCCCCGGGGCACGGTGATGTCTCGTCTTGCCCGGGCAAGGCAGCGGCTCAAAGAATTGCTAGAAGGGATTTGA